A portion of the Lolium rigidum isolate FL_2022 chromosome 1, APGP_CSIRO_Lrig_0.1, whole genome shotgun sequence genome contains these proteins:
- the LOC124684041 gene encoding PHAF1 protein At3g51130-like → MQAQRSPAMAGGGPGSAAGSPSPATVPVRRRCEGTAMGAVTLDLRPGVGVGPFTLGMPISDAFAQIEHQPNIYDVVHVKYFDEEPLKLDFVISFPDHGFHLRFDPWSQRLRLIEIFDVKRLQLRYATSLIGGPSTLATFVSVYALFGPTFPGIFDKDRGIYTLFYPGLSFAFPIPGQYTNFFNNGEVADLPLEFSDGTTPVTCRVSIYDSSTDSKVGVGSLMDKAVVPALPSGSLYMEEVHAKLGEELWFTIGGQHIPFGASPQDIWTELGRPCGIHQKQVDQMVIHSASDLRPRTTLCGDYFYNYFSRGIDILFDGQTHRIKKFVLHTNFPGHSDFNSYMKCNFVIYDPEGEGAQQPGNVSKNCITPRTKWEQVKEILGDCGRAAIQTQGSMNNPFGSTLVYGYQNIAFEVMKNGYIATVTLFQS, encoded by the exons ATGCAGGCGCAGAGATCACCGGCGATGGCGGGGGGAGGGCCCGGGTCGGCGGCCGGGTCGCCGTCCCCGGCGACGGTGCCCGTGAGGCGGCGCTGCGAGGGCACGGCCATGGGCGCCGTCACCCTCGACCTCCGccccggcgtcggcgtcggccccTTCACCCTCG GGATGCCGATTTCGGATGCGTTTGCCCAGATAGAGCATCAACCCAACATTTATGATGTTGTCCACGTTAAGTACTTCGATGAG GAGCCACTGAAGCTGGACTTCGTCATAAGCTTTCCGGACCACGGGTTTCATTTACGATTCGATCCTTGGTCGCAG AGGCTCCGGCTCATAGAGATTTTTGATGTTAAGAGACTGCAATTGAGATACGCGACGTCTTTGATTGG CGGTCCATCAACGTTGGCCACTTTTGTGTCTGTTTATGCACTATTTGGTCCGACTTTTCCAGGCATATTTGATAAAGACAGGGGCATTTATACCCTCTTCTATCCA GGTTTATCATTTGCATTCCCTATTCCAGGCCAATATACAAATTTCTTCAACAATGGGGAAG TGGCAGATTTGCCCCTGGAATTTTCCGATGGAACAACCCCTGTTACTTGCCGGGTGTCTATATATGATAGCTCAACAGATAGCAAGGTTGGGGTTGGGTCGTTGATGGATAAGGCAGTGGTGCCTGCATTACCATCTGGCAGTCTATATATGGAGGAAGTGCATGCAAAG CTTGGTGAAGAGCTTTGGTTCACTATTGGGGGTCAACATATTCCTTTTGGAGCATCACCACAG GATATCTGGACTGAGTTGGGTCGTCCGTGCGGTATCCACCAGAAGCAG GTTGACCAAATGGTAATACACTCTGCATCGGACCTCCGGCCCCGGACTACTCTTTGTGGAGACTACTTTTACAATTACTTCTCGCGTGGTATAGATATCTTATTTGATGGACAG ACACACAGGATAAAGAAGTTTGTTTTACATACAAACTTCCCCGGCCATTCAGATTTCAATTCGTACATGAAATGCAACTTTGTTATCTACGATCCTGAAG GTGAAGGGGCACAGCAGCCTGGTAATGTTTCAAAGAATTGCATAACACCTCGTACGAAATGGGAACAAGTCAAG GAGATCCTTGGTGATTGCGGTCGAGCAGCAATCCAGACACAAGGCTCCATGAATAATCCATTTGGATCAACTTTGGTGTACGGATACCAAAATATCGCTTTTGAG GTGATGAAAAATGGATACATCGCAACCGTCACTCTGTTCCAGTCATGA
- the LOC124684042 gene encoding uncharacterized protein LOC124684042 yields MERAGGGSGAGATGVPAAGEGAAAAAPAPPTAVAGAEVVKGAGLVKGRSCKGCLFYSSVLRSKGRGPVCFGVTRSIPQVPERMVGEIELGAIQEGRHLSNFKYACAGYSIYLDDKDNPPGKGEKHAELPICVGVELLADRAPTKQAPAQAPAHLRKEATQANALKPGHTQAHANKPGNTQARGNKPGQTGDDFLTKFQRNAGLVANGVVRNMNKVGTYVKDTVDDILYPYRKRPK; encoded by the exons ATggagcgcgccggcggcggcagcggagccGGCGCGACGGGGGTCCCGGCGGCaggggagggcgcggcggcggcggcgccggcgccgccgaccgCGGTGGCTGGAGCAGAGGTGGTGAAGGGGGCAGGGTTGGTGAAGGGGCGGTCGTGCAAGGGCTGCCTCTTCTACTCGTCGGTGCTCCGGTCCAAAGGGCGCGGCCCCGTCTGCTTCGGCGTCACCCGCTCCATCCCCCAAG TTCCTGAACGCATGGTCGGAGAAATTGAGCTGGGAGCTATCCAAGAAGGTCGCCACCTTTCCAACTTCAAATATGCATGCGCTGGATATTCCATATACCTAGATGACAAGGATAATCCTCCCGGAAAAGGAGAGAAGCATGCAGAGCTGCCTATTTGCGTTGGTGTTGAG CTATTGGCAGACAGAGCCCCAACTAAACAAGcaccagcccaagctccagctcacCTTAGAAAAGAAG CTACTCAAGCAAATGCATTGAAACCTGGGCATACTCAAGCACATGCAAACAAACCTGGGAATACTCAAGCACGTGGAAACAAACCTGGGCAGACAGGAGATGATTTCCTAACCAA ATTCCAGAGAAATGCTGGACTCGTGGCCAATGGTGTGGTTAGGAACATGAATAAAGTTGGGACGTATGTCAAAGATACGGTGGATGATATCCTGTACCCATACCGCAAGCGTCCCAAGTAA